A stretch of Treponema vincentii F0403 DNA encodes these proteins:
- a CDS encoding 1,4-alpha-glucan branching protein domain-containing protein has translation MVKKTLLFIFHAHVPYIPHADGDEPLEAAQFYELLSYGFLPFLRMCERLDADTVPFKCALVISPLLCEMLNSSFCRERYGAYLGRQIAFARQELKRAAGAPREALIRHALEFFTLNREDFNVRYKKDILSRINSFAAKDCIELLATSATPCFFPFYQDMPEALTAQIEQGLSSFRENFATTPFGFWLPLMGYDAGVDRIIKSYGIDYTVLETQSFLFADRPPVNGIFSAAMGESGFSFFGKDSTACADIAHPETGFYLHPDYLDTDKDVGFELDGEALSTLFDVKKGRRTTGLCYSRRSGSLYDEHAGAMQAERDAERFVANRNAVLTEAAELLDADPLCSVSVLPLRFLGKTWMEGIYWLESVFRNLAQLHDMHCALPSEYLKRVRRIQSISPFYASNLPSGYADELINSSNDWMFPRIQKATERMIDLAGRFPDDQGLKERTLNMAAKELLLAQSTDWPLMTDAQTSAEYAAAQCEEHLNAFTDVYDSLGSGTVGTDRLIKREKEYPIFSEMDYRFFIRESR, from the coding sequence ATGGTTAAAAAGACGTTGCTTTTTATTTTTCATGCTCATGTGCCCTATATTCCTCATGCGGATGGGGATGAACCTCTTGAGGCGGCACAGTTCTATGAATTGCTGTCATACGGTTTTTTACCGTTTTTGCGGATGTGCGAGCGCTTGGATGCGGATACCGTTCCGTTTAAGTGTGCACTGGTTATTTCTCCGCTTTTGTGCGAAATGCTTAACTCCTCCTTTTGCCGAGAACGGTACGGTGCGTATTTGGGTCGGCAAATTGCATTTGCACGGCAGGAACTGAAACGGGCGGCCGGCGCACCGCGGGAAGCTCTGATACGGCACGCACTTGAGTTTTTTACGCTTAACCGAGAGGACTTTAACGTCCGTTATAAAAAAGATATTTTAAGCAGGATAAATTCCTTTGCCGCCAAGGATTGCATTGAACTTCTCGCAACGTCGGCAACGCCGTGTTTTTTTCCGTTTTATCAGGATATGCCTGAGGCGCTAACCGCCCAGATTGAACAGGGACTGAGTAGTTTTCGGGAGAACTTTGCAACAACACCTTTCGGCTTTTGGCTTCCCTTAATGGGCTATGACGCAGGTGTAGACCGTATCATCAAGTCTTACGGCATCGACTATACCGTATTGGAAACTCAGAGCTTTTTATTTGCGGATAGGCCGCCGGTAAACGGAATCTTTTCTGCGGCAATGGGAGAGAGCGGGTTTTCTTTTTTTGGCAAGGACAGCACTGCGTGCGCCGATATTGCGCATCCCGAAACCGGTTTTTATCTGCACCCCGACTACCTCGATACGGATAAAGACGTCGGGTTTGAACTGGATGGTGAGGCGCTTTCTACGCTGTTCGATGTGAAGAAAGGACGGCGCACCACCGGTCTTTGTTACTCCCGGCGATCCGGCAGCCTCTATGACGAACATGCGGGGGCAATGCAGGCGGAAAGGGATGCGGAACGGTTTGTGGCAAACCGGAACGCAGTATTAACTGAGGCTGCAGAACTGCTCGATGCCGATCCGCTGTGTTCGGTTTCCGTACTGCCGCTCCGGTTCCTCGGAAAAACGTGGATGGAAGGAATATACTGGTTGGAATCGGTTTTCCGTAACCTTGCGCAGCTGCACGATATGCATTGTGCGTTACCGTCCGAATATCTTAAAAGAGTGCGGCGGATACAGAGCATTAGTCCTTTTTATGCTTCCAATTTACCGAGCGGGTATGCGGATGAGCTGATTAACAGTTCCAACGATTGGATGTTTCCGCGTATTCAAAAGGCCACCGAACGGATGATCGACCTTGCAGGGCGTTTCCCCGATGATCAAGGCCTTAAAGAGCGGACGCTGAATATGGCCGCAAAAGAGCTGCTGCTTGCGCAGTCGACGGATTGGCCGCTGATGACGGATGCCCAAACTTCTGCAGAATATGCCGCCGCACAGTGCGAGGAGCATCTTAATGCTTTTACCGATGTGTATGATTCGCTCGGTTCGGGAACGGTCGGTACCGATCGGCTGATTAAAAGAGAAAAAGAATATCCGATATTTTCGGAGATGGATTACCGTTTTTTTATAAGGGAATCCCGATGA
- a CDS encoding DUF4912 domain-containing protein — protein sequence MNILDDAAMGNTVKFTRSYLQTLSTDALFTLADQYGLFLSSDLTRHLLIGELLDLDDGAESDEDGSDSSRISAKPHEATSYNMTEVRVVVKNPLWFFVFWDFHRRLFTELTESKDFSFFSLRVHSLDPGDTAKSLDFFDIEVPKEDRRHYVHVSFDEYLHRIDLMAHFTNGREQVLAQSHIVGMQRKNIPQRLCIAQNAVNKIISLSGLAALKKSHFRHYRQAFR from the coding sequence ATGAATATTTTAGATGATGCGGCAATGGGTAACACGGTGAAATTTACCAGATCCTATTTGCAGACACTCTCGACTGATGCGCTGTTTACGCTGGCCGACCAATACGGGCTTTTTCTGTCGTCGGACTTGACGAGGCACCTTTTAATCGGTGAGCTGCTCGACCTGGATGATGGGGCGGAGAGCGATGAAGACGGCAGCGATTCGAGTAGGATATCTGCAAAACCTCACGAGGCTACAAGCTATAACATGACCGAGGTACGGGTTGTTGTAAAGAATCCGCTTTGGTTCTTTGTTTTTTGGGATTTTCATCGCCGGCTGTTTACCGAACTAACGGAATCAAAAGATTTTTCGTTTTTTTCACTGCGGGTGCATTCGCTTGACCCCGGTGATACGGCAAAATCGCTGGATTTTTTTGATATAGAAGTGCCTAAGGAAGATCGCAGGCACTATGTGCATGTTTCTTTTGATGAATACTTGCACCGCATCGATTTAATGGCTCATTTTACGAACGGCCGCGAACAGGTACTCGCACAATCGCATATTGTCGGCATGCAGCGGAAAAATATTCCGCAGCGGCTTTGTATCGCTCAAAACGCGGTGAATAAAATAATCAGTTTATCGGGATTGGCTGCTTTGAAAAAGTCCCACTTTCGGCATTACCGGCAGGCTTTTAGATAG
- a CDS encoding InlB B-repeat-containing protein: MRKLYTSTIGIFLTFLFISCTQFTADIEDYLSYWSTEVASTNFTIDTPYTRVGEMPYVSSAEDVIVTIKLRNPKKLTLKMPTSSNNVIRFPGLSTQPQYGTAKDYTLTQTTSNKLTLTYKKDFLQAHEWGSGDIGAEITFIADDNRVFDKRFSMNFKVNTPPPKPDFIVAKTTGTPSYYVLCITVPKTDMQETIAGGLLHKDIKRIDINGTPYSFSVNETEKKFVKPEADAFITLSDVTKLSEPDADEVPADGWVLYYKTDAEVKDGAAKKDYTITLADEKGLVSAALNASTKPNRPAPVHISLVKGICTADVNNDNTETTPHTIAVGGQNKPATLRLTSATANATIYYTLTETSAGSTASPSNGSGAGSGFDISLPIQTGKTEAKYTLTAWAEADGFETGTTRTVYYKIIAQSTDTALNELKLTEGTVNYSASLIAGSDSAYICKILFTGVARTLNLTAKTANDQSKITAVTVNGTTPAGFVAANTVTLVNAVTLPDSLPAQAVVKITVTGEDTSATKEYTLTVTAIDPPVLNSLAFSSGGTPVQFSNAADTGNEAFSTNTLEYYIFAAQLSPSSLSFTATPEADAAVTVKVNGSDHTGTTVTLPTVGGETLVTFTVEKAGLQNEYKVHIKRKAYTVTLMAKSSDDESAAGGGTINVTNAVGTGGISSVSNNNSAEVTVKAEIGATITATATPNTGYTFMKWSGISVTSPTNVNLSYVVGSNAEIKAEFQSPNIYVRGTNGDWYSNTTNVPGGAAEGNDDTGTGSKQKPYKTVSKALSQCTETGTPYTIFVDGTINETVTLNIPSGKTVTIESLRKDTPAVIEEKRVSPSAYQYLLTTAGTLTLDSVILKANKTGTHTPDASTFICGIQQNGGAVTVKGERTEIKNFAHAVEIKSGTFTMENGSICNNYVNGGSSGVEIGGGGTFILKGGSIKVNEATSMAGVYVKGSSESSKGTFKMESGEISGNKAKCLGGGIYVGEYGVADISGGTIKANHAAQSTYKNPAEDVGGGGIYVEKGTVNFTGGTIEGNIIHEVEKNCGAGVFIGKKGTFNMSGGSIKDCTTETSAFRPSRGVGVYVSGGSTPNTEGTFKMTGGTIENCKPLAGHTGAGGAVYVGQYGKFSMSGNVNISTNETDTGKNDIYLATGKKITIAGKLDRNYHVARITPESYPASSSSNTQVLENPTGNTTNVAENHFKFTVTRDSNTNKAYCVNEAGLIRQQVDTTPDDVSFQNWGKLKAAIENASNGDVIYIRNNCQALNDSDTITVTKTITLIGLTVNQVNLNGNRKCRIFKITNGGNFTIKNVTLEGGDAQNDGGNGGGGILLASGGTKSLTLENVTISACYNSKNGLCHGVGIAIYDGTVTMKDKATISGCETLVHNRFGGGVYIGSGGVLNIDGSAGSTYETEPNISSCKAYKGGGVYIANGGKLNLIKGRILGNRAKGSTGEGYAVYNENTTSNSFNWLGGAIKYHYVGSGGSVIEGPCNNPNHFVAD; this comes from the coding sequence ATGCGTAAACTTTACACCAGTACAATCGGAATTTTTTTAACCTTTTTGTTTATATCCTGTACGCAGTTTACCGCCGATATAGAAGACTATTTGAGTTATTGGTCAACGGAAGTTGCCTCTACCAATTTTACAATCGATACACCATATACAAGAGTGGGAGAGATGCCGTATGTATCGTCGGCGGAAGATGTAATAGTTACGATTAAACTGCGAAATCCCAAAAAACTGACCCTCAAGATGCCGACATCCTCCAATAATGTTATCCGTTTTCCGGGGCTGTCTACTCAACCTCAGTACGGTACAGCAAAAGACTATACCCTCACGCAAACGACAAGCAATAAACTCACCCTCACATATAAGAAAGATTTTTTACAAGCGCACGAATGGGGTTCAGGCGATATCGGAGCCGAGATTACCTTCATTGCTGATGACAATAGAGTCTTTGACAAGCGATTCAGTATGAACTTCAAAGTGAATACGCCGCCTCCAAAACCCGACTTTATCGTTGCAAAGACAACCGGCACGCCTTCGTATTATGTGCTTTGTATTACGGTGCCGAAGACTGATATGCAGGAGACAATAGCGGGGGGATTGTTGCATAAGGATATTAAGCGTATCGACATAAACGGGACACCCTATTCGTTTTCAGTAAACGAGACAGAAAAGAAATTTGTAAAACCTGAAGCTGATGCCTTTATTACGCTTTCCGATGTAACAAAGCTCTCTGAACCTGATGCCGATGAGGTTCCTGCAGACGGATGGGTTCTATACTATAAAACCGATGCGGAAGTGAAAGACGGGGCTGCAAAAAAAGACTACACGATTACACTTGCAGATGAAAAGGGCTTGGTTTCCGCAGCCTTGAATGCAAGTACAAAGCCCAATAGACCTGCTCCCGTTCACATCAGTCTCGTAAAGGGAATTTGTACGGCAGATGTAAACAACGACAATACCGAAACAACTCCTCATACTATAGCTGTAGGCGGCCAAAACAAACCTGCAACACTACGCCTTACCAGTGCTACAGCGAATGCAACTATTTATTATACTCTAACGGAAACCTCCGCAGGAAGCACAGCAAGTCCGTCTAACGGAAGCGGCGCCGGAAGCGGATTTGATATCTCTTTACCCATTCAAACAGGAAAAACCGAAGCGAAGTATACGCTTACCGCATGGGCGGAAGCAGACGGTTTTGAAACGGGTACTACCCGTACCGTTTATTATAAAATTATCGCGCAAAGTACCGATACGGCTTTAAACGAACTGAAGTTAACGGAAGGCACTGTCAATTATTCAGCCTCCCTTATTGCAGGCAGTGATTCTGCTTATATCTGCAAGATTCTATTTACGGGAGTGGCAAGAACCTTGAATCTTACAGCAAAAACGGCGAACGATCAGTCAAAAATAACCGCTGTAACGGTAAACGGCACCACCCCCGCAGGCTTTGTAGCCGCTAACACGGTAACGCTTGTAAATGCCGTAACATTGCCTGATAGCCTACCTGCACAAGCAGTGGTAAAAATTACCGTAACGGGAGAGGACACGAGTGCAACGAAAGAGTATACGCTTACGGTTACAGCTATCGACCCACCGGTACTCAATAGCTTAGCTTTTTCCTCCGGCGGTACACCGGTGCAGTTTAGCAATGCAGCGGACACTGGAAACGAAGCCTTTAGCACAAATACTCTTGAATATTATATTTTTGCGGCACAGCTTAGTCCAAGCTCTCTGAGCTTTACTGCCACACCTGAAGCCGATGCAGCGGTTACGGTAAAAGTAAACGGTAGCGACCATACGGGAACAACGGTAACGCTTCCCACCGTAGGAGGAGAAACACTCGTAACCTTTACCGTAGAAAAGGCAGGGTTGCAAAATGAATACAAGGTACACATTAAACGAAAGGCTTATACGGTAACCCTGATGGCAAAAAGTTCCGACGACGAATCGGCAGCAGGCGGCGGTACAATCAACGTAACAAACGCAGTGGGAACAGGAGGCATAAGCTCTGTAAGCAACAACAATTCGGCTGAAGTTACCGTAAAAGCTGAAATCGGAGCAACAATCACGGCAACCGCAACCCCTAATACGGGTTACACGTTTATGAAATGGAGCGGCATAAGTGTTACATCACCAACCAATGTTAACCTTTCTTATGTAGTTGGAAGTAATGCTGAAATAAAGGCGGAATTTCAGTCTCCCAATATCTATGTCCGCGGAACAAACGGCGATTGGTATAGCAATACTACCAACGTACCGGGAGGGGCAGCCGAGGGCAATGACGATACGGGAACCGGTTCAAAGCAAAAACCGTATAAAACCGTTTCCAAAGCCTTGAGCCAATGTACAGAAACAGGCACACCATATACTATCTTTGTAGACGGAACAATTAACGAAACTGTTACACTCAATATTCCAAGCGGCAAAACGGTTACGATAGAATCGTTACGGAAGGATACGCCTGCGGTAATAGAGGAAAAACGAGTATCCCCCAGCGCTTATCAGTATCTTCTTACAACGGCGGGAACGCTTACCCTCGATTCCGTTATCTTAAAAGCGAATAAAACGGGTACTCATACACCTGACGCTAGCACATTTATTTGCGGCATACAACAAAACGGCGGAGCGGTAACCGTTAAAGGCGAAAGGACAGAAATTAAAAACTTTGCCCATGCCGTGGAGATTAAGAGCGGAACTTTTACCATGGAGAACGGTTCAATCTGCAATAATTATGTAAACGGCGGAAGCTCCGGCGTAGAGATAGGAGGGGGCGGGACATTTATCTTAAAAGGCGGCTCTATAAAAGTTAATGAGGCGACCAGCATGGCAGGCGTGTATGTAAAAGGTTCCAGCGAAAGCAGTAAAGGAACATTTAAAATGGAAAGCGGTGAAATATCGGGTAATAAAGCAAAATGCTTGGGAGGCGGTATTTATGTCGGCGAATACGGAGTCGCAGATATTTCAGGCGGAACAATAAAAGCCAACCATGCGGCGCAAAGCACCTATAAAAATCCCGCCGAAGATGTCGGCGGCGGCGGTATCTATGTAGAAAAAGGTACCGTTAATTTTACGGGCGGCACTATAGAGGGAAACATTATCCACGAAGTGGAAAAAAACTGCGGAGCCGGGGTCTTTATCGGTAAAAAGGGAACATTCAATATGTCGGGCGGCTCCATTAAGGATTGTACAACCGAAACATCTGCTTTTAGGCCGAGCCGAGGCGTCGGCGTGTATGTATCCGGCGGTAGTACGCCTAACACAGAAGGCACATTCAAGATGACAGGCGGTACAATCGAAAATTGCAAACCCCTTGCGGGTCATACAGGAGCCGGCGGCGCTGTGTATGTGGGCCAGTATGGAAAGTTTAGTATGAGCGGAAATGTAAACATCAGCACCAATGAAACGGATACGGGTAAAAACGACATATACCTTGCAACTGGGAAAAAAATCACCATTGCCGGAAAGCTCGATCGTAATTATCACGTTGCCCGTATAACGCCTGAAAGCTATCCTGCATCATCTTCTTCTAACACACAGGTATTAGAAAATCCGACAGGTAACACTACAAACGTAGCCGAAAACCATTTTAAATTTACTGTAACACGCGACTCAAATACAAATAAGGCTTACTGTGTAAATGAAGCAGGTCTTATACGGCAGCAGGTAGATACTACTCCTGATGACGTAAGCTTCCAAAACTGGGGGAAATTAAAAGCCGCAATCGAAAACGCAAGCAATGGTGATGTCATTTATATTAGAAACAATTGCCAAGCCTTGAATGATTCCGATACAATTACAGTAACCAAAACGATAACCCTTATAGGATTAACAGTGAATCAAGTTAATCTTAACGGCAATAGAAAATGTAGAATCTTTAAAATTACAAATGGGGGAAATTTTACCATTAAAAATGTGACGTTAGAAGGGGGAGATGCTCAAAACGATGGCGGAAACGGCGGCGGCGGCATATTGTTGGCGAGCGGAGGAACCAAATCGCTTACGCTGGAAAATGTTACTATTAGCGCTTGTTATAATTCTAAGAACGGTTTGTGCCACGGAGTCGGAATTGCTATATACGACGGAACCGTTACGATGAAGGACAAAGCTACTATATCAGGCTGCGAAACTCTCGTTCATAACCGTTTTGGAGGAGGGGTCTATATCGGTTCAGGAGGTGTCCTCAATATAGACGGGTCTGCGGGCTCAACATATGAGACTGAACCTAATATCAGTAGCTGTAAAGCGTATAAGGGCGGCGGCGTTTATATTGCAAATGGCGGAAAACTTAACTTAATAAAAGGACGTATTTTGGGAAATAGAGCCAAAGGTAGTACGGGAGAAGGGTACGCTGTATACAACGAAAATACCACTTCGAACTCATTTAACTGGTTGGGAGGCGCGATTAAATACCATTATGTCGGTTCGGGTGGCTCTGTAATTGAAGGACCGTGCAATAACCCTAACCATTTTGTTGCAGACTAA